The Panicum virgatum strain AP13 chromosome 5K, P.virgatum_v5, whole genome shotgun sequence genome has a window encoding:
- the LOC120709421 gene encoding uncharacterized protein LOC120709421 has protein sequence MESQDLRRACSEIANKLEITAGATTSSPRPDAAAAAITSAAKAAAGSDQPGAVETVRCACCGVGEDCTASYIRGVRASFCGDWLCGLCAEAVKERARRDPAGGVAAALGAHEAECRDFNATTRLNPTLSLAGSMRRIARRSLDRRTASCQERGSAPASRAAALARSASCNPWFMADVMGEASRDRRR, from the coding sequence ATGGAGAGCCAAGATCTTCGACGGGCTTGCTCGGAAATCGCAAACAAGCTGGAGATCACGGCAGGCGCTACGACCAGCAGCCCacgccccgacgccgccgccgccgcgatcaCCTCCGCGGCCAAGGCTGCCGCCGGCTCCGATCAGCCGGGGGCGGTGGAGACGGTGCGCTGCGCGTGCTGCGGCGTGGGCGAGGACTGCACGGCGTCGTACatccgcggcgtgcgcgcgtcCTTCTGCGGCGACTGGCTGTGCGGGCTGTGCGCGGAGGCCGTGAAGGAGCGCGCGCGCCGGgacccggccggcggcgtggcggcggccctgggcgCCCACGAGGCGGAGTGCAGGGACTTCAACGCGACCACGAGGCTGAACCCGACGCTGTCCCTGGCCGGGTCCATGCGCCGCATCGCGCGCAGGAGCCTGGACCGGCGGACGGCGTCGTGCCAGGAGCGCGGCAGCGCGCCGGcgtccagggcggcggcgctcgcgagGTCCGCCAGCTGCAACCCGTGGTTCATGGCCGACGTGATGGGAGAAGCTTCCCGGGACCGGCGCAGATGA
- the LOC120705683 gene encoding phosphoribosylaminoimidazole carboxylase, chloroplastic-like, with protein MRARLLSAPSAAAASSSSSVPSGGARPRRAFWRPRAPAAAPPPLSLRARASMQPAAPLPERQGGPPVHGVSNTVVGVLGGGQLGKMLCQAASQMGIKMAILDPLQGCPASSVCHEHVLGSFSDGDAVREFAKRCGVLTVEIEHVDAATLEKLEEQGVDCEPKASTITIIQDKYRQKKHFSNFGIPLTDFMEVDTLHSIEEAAERFGYPLMVKSKRLAYDGRGNAVAQKKEDLSSVVASLGGFEHGLYVERWTPFVKELSVIVARSRDGSTVCYPVVETIHKDNICHIVEAPAEVSAKIKKSATDVAEKAIKSLEGAGVFAVELFLTEDDEILLNEVAPRPHNSGHHTIESCYTSQYEQHLRAILGIPLGDLSMKAPAAIMYNILGEDEGDAGFFLAHQLIERALNIPGASVHWYAKPEMRKQRKMGHITIVGPSKASVKSRLDKLLQRDTYDPKKVSPRVSIIMGSDSDLNVMKDAEVILKKFNIPVETTIVSAHRTPERMYDFAKSAYGRGIEVIIAGAGGAAHLPGMVASLTSLPVIGVPVKTQSLSGLDSLLSIVQMPKGIPVATLAIGNAENAGLLAVKILAKTDPELTDKVLKYQDDLRDMVLEKAERLENIGWEEYLK; from the exons ATGCGCGCCAGGCTACTCAGcgccccgtccgccgccgccgcctcctcctcctcctccgtcccCTCGGGGggcgcccgcccgcgccgcgcgttcTGGAGGCCCcgggcccccgccgccgcgccgccgccgctctcgttGCGCGCCCGAGCCTCCATGCAGCCCGCCGCGCCCCTGCCCGAACG GCAGGGCGGCCCGCCGGTGCACGGCGTCTCCAACACGGTGGTCGGGGTGCTGGGGGGCGGCCAGCTGGGGAAGATGCTCTGCCAGGCGGCGAGCCAGATGGGGATTAAGATGGCCATCCTGGACCCCCTCCAGGGTTGCCCGGCCAGCTCTGTTTGCCACGAGCACGTTTTGGGTAGCTtcagcgacggcgacgcggtCCGGGAGTTCGCCAAGAG GTGTGGGGTCCTAACGGTGGAAATTGAGCATGTTGATGCCGCAACACTTGAGAAGCTGGAAGAACAGGGTGTTGATTGCGAGCCCAAAGCCTCTACAATCACGATTATTCAG GACAAGTACAGGCAGAAAAAGCATTTCTCAAATTTTGGGATCCCTTTGACTGACTTCATGGAA GTAGATACTTTACACAGTATAGAGGAAGCAGCGGAAAGGTTTGGCTATCCTCTAATGGTAAAAAGCAAGAGGTTAGCATATGATGGTCGAGGCAATGCGGTCGCCCAAAAGAAAGAGGATCTATCTTCTGTTGTTGCTT CTTTGGGTGGGTTTGAGCATGGATTGTATGTCGAGCGATGGACTCCTTTCGTGAAG GAACTTTCTGTTATTGTGGCAAGGAGCAGAGATGGTTCTACAGTCTGCTATCCTGTTGTTGAAACCATACACAA GGATAACATCTGTCATATTGTCGAAGCTCCTGCTGAGGTATCTGCCAAAATAAAGAAGTCAGCTACTGATGTGGCTGAAAAAGCTATAAAATCATTAGAAGGTGCTGGTGTGTTTGCTGTAGAGTTATTTTTAACAGAAGATGATGAG ATTTTATTGAACGAGGTAGCCCCTAGGCCTCACAACAGCGGGCATCACACGATTGAGTCATGTTACACCTCACAATATGAGCAGCACTTACGTGCCATTCTTGGAATTCCACTTGGTGATCTTTCAATGAAAGCACCTGCTGCAATAATGTACAACATCCTGGGAGAGGATGAG GGTGACGCAGGATTCTTTTTGGCTCATCAGCTAATTGAGAGGGCATTAAATATTCCAGGTGCATCAGTTCATTGGTACGCAAAACCAG AGATGCGAAAGCAAAGAAAGATGGGTCACATTACAATCGTGGGACCTTCAAAGGCGAGTGTAAAATCACGCCTGGACAAGTTGCTGCAAAGGGACACGTATGACCCCAAGAAAG TTAGCCCTCGTGTTTCTATAATAATGGGGTCTGATTCTGATCTTAATGTAATGAAAGATGCTGAGGtgatattaaaaaaatttaacatACCTGTTGAG ACTACAATTGTTTCAGCACATCGTACACCAGAGCGGATGTATGATTTTGCTAAGTCTGCATATGGCAGGGGTATTGAGGTCATAATTGCTGGTGCAGGCGGAGCAGCTCACTTACCAG GGATGGTAGCTTCATTGACTTCTCTTCCAGTAATTGGAGTACCCGTCAAGACTCAGTCGCTTTCAGGACTTGATTCCCTCCTATCTATTGTGCAA ATGCCAAAAGGTATTCCTGTTGCAACTCTTGCTATTGGGAATGCTGAAAATGCAGGCTTGCTGGCAGTTAAGATTCTGGCTAAAACAGATCCTGAGCTTACAGATAA GGTGCTTAAATACCAGGATGATCTGCGGGACATGGTCTTGGAGAAAGCAGAAAGGCTTGAGAACATAGGCTGGGAGGAATATCTGAAGTGA